The Cellulomonas sp. P24 genome contains a region encoding:
- a CDS encoding SGNH/GDSL hydrolase family protein, producing the protein MPFSTVGVRTVQHGSTQSGIETGRHAVRSRFGSRFGSRSLRARILVAWVAVIALGVGVAGPADARTRHATPSYYLSLGDSLAYGYQPNLVAAGDLDPTHYVSYAEDYARLDRHLTLVNYGCPGETTATLLTGGCPWPSTALHDSYGAATSQLAAATAFLTAHRGQVSLVTIDIGSNDLLALVGQCQTTATSATALEACLAAGLPATISTIATNYATLLGTIKTLAPSATIVMFNLYNPMALTLPGSDQLVGVVNQALAGIAANAGARVADAFKAINVKADSTVEKASVCLLTWECTSYKNVHPTTLGYDALTWALVVARWER; encoded by the coding sequence GTGCCGTTCAGCACGGTCGGGGTCCGCACCGTGCAGCACGGGTCGACGCAGAGTGGCATCGAGACCGGGAGGCACGCCGTGAGGTCCAGGTTCGGATCCAGATTCGGTTCGCGATCGCTTCGAGCACGCATCCTCGTCGCGTGGGTCGCGGTCATCGCCCTCGGCGTCGGCGTCGCCGGCCCCGCCGACGCCCGCACCCGGCACGCGACACCGTCCTACTACCTCTCGCTCGGCGACTCCCTGGCCTACGGGTACCAGCCGAACCTTGTCGCCGCGGGAGACCTCGACCCCACGCACTACGTCAGCTACGCCGAGGACTACGCGCGGCTCGACCGTCACCTCACGCTGGTCAACTACGGCTGCCCCGGTGAGACGACCGCGACCCTCCTCACCGGTGGCTGCCCGTGGCCGTCGACCGCGCTGCACGACTCCTACGGCGCCGCGACGTCCCAGCTCGCCGCCGCGACCGCGTTCCTGACGGCGCACCGCGGTCAGGTCTCCCTGGTGACGATCGACATCGGCTCGAACGACCTGCTCGCGCTGGTCGGACAGTGCCAGACGACCGCGACCTCGGCGACAGCGCTCGAGGCCTGCCTCGCCGCCGGGCTGCCCGCCACGATCTCGACGATCGCGACGAACTACGCGACGCTCCTCGGCACGATCAAGACCCTCGCGCCCTCGGCGACGATCGTGATGTTCAACCTCTACAACCCGATGGCCCTCACGCTGCCCGGCAGCGACCAGCTCGTCGGCGTCGTCAACCAGGCCCTGGCCGGCATCGCCGCGAACGCCGGTGCACGGGTCGCGGACGCCTTCAAGGCCATCAACGTGAAGGCCGACTCGACGGTCGAGAAGGCGTCGGTGTGCCTGCTCACCTGGGAGTGCACGTCGTACAAGAACGTGCACCCGACCACCCTCGGCTACGACGCACTCACCTGGGCGCTGGTCGTCGCCCGCTGGGAACGGTGA
- a CDS encoding putative protein N(5)-glutamine methyltransferase: MAPGRGDLSPDGIVRRLRAAGCVFAEDEARLLVAEAPTPARLAEMIDLRVAGLPLEQVLGWAEFFGMRIAVEPGVFVPRRRSELLVSEAAALVRAGGDARRVVVVDLCCGSGAVGAALATELTRDRRSDDRRGRSRDVELHAADIDPVAVRCARRNVAALGGLVHEGDLDGPLPDALRGHVDILVANAPYVPTDEIRLMPPEARDHEPPVALDGGADGLDVQRRVAAAAPRWLSPGGHLLVETSRRQAPSTVAAVTSAGLVARVVTSRDLDATVVVGARPTTAEHV; the protein is encoded by the coding sequence ATGGCACCTGGTCGTGGCGACCTCTCGCCCGACGGCATCGTCCGCCGGCTGCGCGCCGCCGGCTGCGTGTTCGCCGAGGACGAGGCGCGGCTGCTGGTCGCCGAGGCGCCCACCCCGGCTCGACTCGCCGAGATGATCGATCTGCGCGTCGCCGGTCTGCCGCTCGAGCAGGTGCTCGGCTGGGCGGAGTTCTTCGGGATGCGGATCGCCGTCGAGCCCGGGGTGTTCGTTCCTCGGCGCCGCTCGGAGCTGCTGGTCAGCGAGGCTGCCGCGCTGGTCCGGGCTGGGGGCGACGCACGACGCGTGGTCGTCGTCGACCTGTGCTGCGGGTCCGGAGCCGTCGGCGCGGCGCTCGCCACGGAGCTGACCCGCGACCGACGGTCCGACGACCGGCGCGGACGGTCGCGCGACGTCGAGCTGCACGCCGCCGACATCGATCCGGTCGCGGTGCGGTGCGCCCGCCGGAACGTCGCGGCCCTGGGTGGCCTCGTCCATGAGGGCGATCTCGACGGTCCGCTGCCCGACGCCCTGCGCGGACACGTCGACATCCTCGTGGCGAACGCGCCGTACGTCCCCACCGACGAGATCCGGTTGATGCCACCGGAGGCGCGGGACCACGAGCCACCGGTCGCGCTCGACGGCGGCGCGGACGGGCTGGACGTCCAGCGCCGGGTGGCCGCCGCGGCGCCGCGGTGGTTGTCGCCGGGCGGCCACCTGCTGGTCGAGACGAGTCGGCGTCAGGCGCCGTCGACCGTTGCGGCGGTCACCTCCGCCGGGCTGGTGGCGCGGGTGGTGACGTCGCGGGACCTGGACGCGACGGTCGTGGTGGGTGCCCGACCGACCACGGCGGAGCACGTCTAG